From Rhinoraja longicauda isolate Sanriku21f chromosome 24, sRhiLon1.1, whole genome shotgun sequence, one genomic window encodes:
- the LOC144605292 gene encoding butyrophilin-like protein 10, which translates to MLDGWKAGGTALFLVPAETLTLIPVLTLALILTSVPTYTCTLTRSLARVGQSPTLTCRFAHPWAPDLGVEWTLRSPRQILVVYSYHDGAEDPQHQHARFRGRATLNESLLGEGDASLRLHNITVRDKGLYWCIVHTRHWKTISDTLINVTAPFSVPWVRCEAGPGSAVRLTCLATGGYPSSELDWHWDNGSEYGPGVSGSETSLAADGTFELRSWLDVAGSRAAALRCVIGRPDSNRSESNSASCPAGGVQGSVSKPANCSHHDGSPAPCSPRRRVAVVLSAALLLLVLLVLLVGRASCAWSEYRPHEAPAQHPGQPGKWRHHH; encoded by the exons ATGTTGGACGGATGGAAAGCCGGCGGGACAGCGCTGTTCCTGGTGCCCGCAG AGACCCTGACCCTGATTCCTGTCCTGACCCTAGCcctgatcctgacctcagtccCGACCTACACCTGTACCCTAACCCGGTCCCTGGCGCGGGTGGGGCAGTCCCCCACGCTGACCTGCCGCTTCGCTCATCCCTGGGCACCGGACCTGGGCGTGGAGTGGACCCTGCGGAGCCCCCGGCAGATCCTGGTGGTCTACAGCTACCACGACGGGGCGGAAGACCCCCAGCACCAGCACGCCCGCTTCAGGGGAAGGGCGACCCTCAACGAATCGCTGCTCGGCGAGGGGGACGCGTCGCTCCGGCTGCACAACATCACTGTGCGGGATAAGGGCTTATATTGGTGCATCGTGCACACCCGGCACTGGAAAACCATTAGCGACACCCTGATCAACGTCACAG CTCCTTTCAGCGTCCCCTGGGTGCGCTGCGAAGCGGGGCCGGGTTCCGCGGTGAGGCTGACCTGCCTGGCGACAGGTGGCTACCCTTCCTCGGAGCTGGACTGGCACTGGGACAACGGCAGCGAGTACGGGCCAGGGGTCTCGGGTTCGGAGACGTCGCTGGCTGCGGATGGGACCTTCGAGCTCCGGAGCTGGCTGGATGTGGCGGGGAGCCGGGCGGCCGCCCTGCGCTGTGTGATCGGCCGTCCTGATAGCAACCGGTCCGAGAGCAACAGCGCCTCGTGCCCCGCCGGGGGGGTCCAGGGCAGCGTCTCCAAGCCGGCCAACTGCTCACACCACGACG GTTCCCCGGCCCCCTGCTCTCCGCGCCGACGGGTGGCCGTGGTCCTGAGCGCTGCGCTGTTACTGCTGGTGCTGCTCGTGTTGCTGGTCGGGCGGGCGAGCTGTGCGTGGAGCGAGTACCGTCCACATGAAGCGCCGGCTCAGCACCCTGGACAACCCGGCAAGTGGAGACACCACCACTGA
- the LOC144605291 gene encoding V-type proton ATPase catalytic subunit A-like has protein sequence MTGGDVFGCVAENSLIQHRTLVPPQARGTVCFIAPPGNYCVKDVVLELELEGAKVPLSLVHLWPVRQFRPSAEKLPSIRPLLTGQRVLDALFPCVLGGTTAIPGAFGCGKTVIAQSLSKFSNSDVIVYVGCGERGNEMAEVLRDFPELTLEIEGKMDTIMKRTTLIANTSNMPVAAREASIYTGITISEYFRDMGYNVSMMADSTSRWAEALREISGRLAEMPADSGYPAYLGARLASFYERAGRVRCLGSPEREGSVSIVGAVSPPGGDFSDPVTAATLGIVQVFWGLDKKLAQRKHFPSVNWLVSYSKYARLLDDYYDRHFPEFVALRTRAKEILQEEEDLAEIVQLVGKASLAELDKITLEVAKLLKDDFLQQNGHAPYDRYCPFYKTVGILQNIIAFYDLARHSVETTAHSDNRLTWGIIRDNLGDILYKLSAMKFKDPRMDGEVKIKADYALLLEEMQNAFHNLED, from the exons ATGACGGGGGGAGATGTGTTCGGCTGCGTGGCTGAGAACTCCCTGATCCAGCACCGCACCCTGGTGCCGCCCCAAGCCCGCGGCACGGTCTGCTTCATCGCCCCCCCTGGAAACTACTGCGTCAAG GACGTCGTGCTGGAGCTGGAGTTGGAGGGGGCGAAGGTGCCGCTGAGTTTGGTCCACCTGTGGCCCGTGCGCCAGTTCCGGCCCAGCGCAGAGAAACTGCCCAGCATCCGCCCGCTACTCACCGGCCAGCGCGTCCTCGACGCACTCTTCCC ctgtgTGCTGGGCGGCACCACGGCCATTCCCGGTGCGTTTGGCTGCGGCAAGACGGTCATCGCCCAGTCGCTGTCCAAGTTCTCCAACAGCGATGTCATCGTCTACGTGGGGTGCGGCGAGCGCGGCAACGAGATGGCGGAGGTGCTACGGGACTTCCCCGAG CTGACGCTGGAGATAGAGGGGAAGATGGACACCATTATGAAGAGGACCACACTCATCGCCAACACCTCCAACATGCCGGTGGCTGCTCGTGAGGCGTCCATTTACACTG GTATAACGATCTCGGAGTATTTCCGTGACATGGGCTACAACGTCAGCATGATGGCTGACTCCACCTCTCGCTGGGCTGAAGCCCTCCGAGAAATCTCTGGCCGTCTCGCGGAGATGCCCGCGG acaGCGGGTACCCGGCCTATCTCGGTGCCAGGCTGGCCTCATTCTACGAGCGGGCGGGACGGGTGAGGTGCCTGGGGAGTcccgagagggaggggagtgtcagCATTGTCGGAGC gGTCTCGCCCCCCGGAGGGGATTTCTCTGATCCGGTCACAGCTGCGACTCTCGGCATCGTCCAG GTGTTCTGGGGACTGGACAAGAAGCTGGCCCAGCGTAAACACTTCCCCTCCGTCAACTGGCTGGTGAGCTACAGCAAGTACGCCCGGCTGCTCGACGATTACTACGACAGGCACTTCCCCGAGTTTGTTGCGCTCCGCACCCGCGCCAAGGAGatcctgcaggaggaggaggatctAGCCGAGATCGTACAGTTGGTGGGCAAG GCATCGCTAGCCGAGCTGGACAAGATCACACTGGAAGTGGCCAAACTGCTGAAGGACGACTTCCTGCAGCAGAACGGACACGCCCCTTAcgacag GTACTGCCCCTTCTACAAGACGGTGGGGATCCTGCAAAACATCATCGCCTTCTACGACTTGGCGCGGCACTCGGTGGAGACCACGGCTCACTCTGATAACCGCCTCACCTGGGGCATCATCCGAGACAACCTGGGCGACATCCTGTACAAGCTGAGCGCCATGAAGTTCAAG gacCCCCGCATGGACGGGGAGGTGAAGATTAAGGCAGACTACGCTCTGCTGCTGGAAGAAATGCAAAACGCGTTCCACAACCTGGAGGACTGA